The Candidatus Methylomirabilota bacterium genome segment CATGAGTGGATGCGGCGCGCGGGGCTGGCCCATCGGGAAGTCTCAGCCGACTCTTTCTCAGACAACCAAGGGGCTGGGGGTCAGGAGTGGGCGGTCGAGATAGACATCATTCGGGCAGCTCTGCAAAAGGACCTGGACGAGGCGCTCCGCGCGCTGCCGGAGGAATATCGAAGCGCGGTCCTGCTCTTTGATCTGTACGGTTTTTCGCTGAAGGAGACGGCTACGATCCTGGCTGTACCGGATGGCACCGTTAAGTCGCGCCTTTCGAGGGGGCGGCAGATGCTGCGTGGTCAACTACAGGGGTATCGCAGTATCTCTGGCAACAATGAGATGTGAGACAGTAAAAGATTGCTTGGATGCGCTGCGGGACGGCACTCTTGGCCGGCCGGAGGCGGCCGAGGTACGCGAGCACCTTGCGGCCTGTAATTCCTGCGCGAGGGAGTGGGACGTGACGGAGGCATTGCGGGCAGCGATTCG includes the following:
- a CDS encoding RNA polymerase sigma factor → MDRVSLSEDEKNRFTESLLEHLDALYSFAWWLTHRREEIEDLVQETCFRALRSAHQFQPGTNLKAWLFSIMKHEWMRRAGLAHREVSADSFSDNQGAGGQEWAVEIDIIRAALQKDLDEALRALPEEYRSAVLLFDLYGFSLKETATILAVPDGTVKSRLSRGRQMLRGQLQGYRSISGNNEM